One Campylobacter sputorum subsp. sputorum DNA segment encodes these proteins:
- a CDS encoding septal ring lytic transglycosylase RlpA family protein, protein MGAPIVSPSRNDGGVIINSPNMHRATMRPYKVNGKTYYPTIVNVGDIASGIASWYGPDFHGKKTSNGEIYNMYSMTAAHKTLPMNTVVRVTNLSNSKEVVVRINDRGPFVQNRIIDLSKSAASKINMIATGTAPVKVEVIGFNGAVNTASKSVPVSFEGGNFMVQIGAFRNIEGARVYERNYHGSDGYKTVVKTYRLDNKPIHRVFLTGFRSEDEARDYAKSGKIDGAFIVRE, encoded by the coding sequence ATGGGTGCACCTATTGTTTCGCCATCTAGAAATGATGGAGGAGTTATTATTAACTCACCAAATATGCATAGAGCTACCATGAGACCATATAAGGTTAATGGAAAAACATATTATCCGACTATTGTAAATGTTGGGGACATAGCAAGCGGTATTGCTAGTTGGTATGGACCTGATTTTCATGGTAAAAAAACATCCAATGGCGAAATTTATAATATGTATTCAATGACCGCAGCACATAAAACTTTGCCGATGAATACTGTTGTAAGAGTTACAAATTTAAGCAATTCTAAAGAGGTAGTCGTTAGGATAAATGATAGAGGACCTTTTGTTCAAAATAGGATTATAGATCTTTCCAAGAGTGCTGCAAGTAAGATAAATATGATAGCAACAGGCACTGCTCCTGTAAAAGTTGAAGTTATAGGATTTAACGGAGCTGTCAATACTGCATCTAAGTCCGTACCTGTTAGCTTTGAGGGCGGAAATTTTATGGTTCAAATTGGTGCATTTAGAAACATAGAAGGTGCAAGAGTATATGAGAGAAATTATCATGGTTCTGATGGATATAAAACGGTTGTAAAAACATATCGATTAGATAATAAGCCTATCCATAGAGTATTTTTAACTGGATTTAGAAGCGAAGATGAAGCGAGAGATTATGCAAAATCAGGCAAGATAGATGGAGCTTTTATAGTTAGAGAGTAG
- a CDS encoding lytic transglycosylase domain-containing protein: protein MRRIMAVLLCFIFTTQLFGYAKSSYINQIKVLKELDIDTRYASDPIFLSIKENITTSDKKEFIDIIQDGYSYIPMLKKIIDEADIPHSFLYLAMVESGLSNHAKSNASAVGMWQFMQETARLYGLKIDKYVDERKDPIAATKAAISYLKDLKGKFGKWYLAAIAYNCGEGRLGRAIKTAGSDDLTTLLDPQKKYLPLETRMFIRKILSAAYIAEDNDFIISNNSALLNRPNKINVTKVIVPGGTPLSQISDSIGLSLNKMKIYNPHLKNDITPPNTKNYYVYIPANKQGLFANNFDPKKQIKKNIYVVKNGDTISGIASRFNTDSRTIKDINSLKTDKLSINQELIVPALAVKNAKEISKKNYIIQKGDTLSGIAQKFSVSVKNLKSVNNIASSNLRIGEKIVIP from the coding sequence ATGAGACGCATAATGGCTGTACTATTATGTTTTATTTTTACAACTCAACTTTTTGGCTATGCTAAAAGTAGTTATATAAATCAAATCAAAGTTCTTAAAGAATTAGATATTGATACAAGATATGCAAGCGATCCGATATTTTTATCGATTAAAGAAAATATCACTACAAGCGATAAAAAGGAATTTATAGATATTATCCAAGATGGATATAGTTATATACCAATGCTTAAAAAAATCATAGATGAAGCAGATATTCCCCACTCATTTTTATATCTTGCAATGGTGGAATCGGGTCTTTCCAATCATGCAAAATCAAATGCAAGTGCTGTTGGTATGTGGCAGTTTATGCAAGAAACTGCAAGGCTTTATGGATTAAAAATAGACAAATATGTAGATGAAAGAAAAGATCCAATAGCTGCTACAAAAGCTGCAATTTCATATCTAAAAGATTTAAAAGGTAAATTTGGTAAATGGTATTTAGCAGCCATAGCTTATAACTGTGGCGAAGGTAGGCTTGGAAGAGCCATAAAAACAGCTGGAAGCGATGATTTAACAACACTTCTAGATCCGCAAAAAAAATATCTTCCATTAGAAACAAGAATGTTTATAAGAAAAATTCTCTCAGCTGCTTATATAGCGGAGGACAATGACTTTATAATTTCAAATAATTCAGCTTTATTAAATAGACCAAATAAAATAAATGTTACCAAGGTTATTGTTCCTGGCGGAACACCATTATCGCAGATAAGTGATAGTATCGGGCTTAGTTTAAATAAAATGAAAATTTACAACCCTCATTTAAAAAACGATATTACTCCGCCAAATACAAAAAATTACTATGTTTATATACCTGCAAATAAACAAGGGCTTTTTGCTAATAACTTTGATCCTAAAAAACAAATCAAAAAAAATATATATGTAGTAAAAAATGGCGATACTATTAGCGGTATAGCAAGTAGATTTAATACAGATTCTAGGACGATAAAAGACATTAATTCTTTAAAAACAGATAAATTATCTATAAATCAAGAGTTGATAGTGCCTGCTTTGGCAGTTAAAAATGCAAAAGAAATTTCTAAAAAAAATTATATTATACAAAAAGGTGATACGCTTTCTGGCATAGCTCAAAAATTTTCAGTTAGCGTAAAAAATTTAAAAAGTGTGAATAATATAGCTAGTTCAAATTTACGCATTGGAGAAAAAATTGTTATACCATAA
- a CDS encoding TatD family hydrolase gives MIIDTHCHLDDESFDKDLDAVIQKAFNNGVKSVIIPGADLQDLPKARDIAHRYENVFFAAGIHPYHIDNFDIEILKEFLKDSKCIAVGECGLDYFRLPKDEQEKENIKSLQKRYFGYQIELAMDLNKPLIIHAREANEDIYQTLLKYKVDFKKVVLHCFNASLLLLSLAKYGAYFGIGGVLTFKNAKNLVKILSDIPLENLLIETDAPYLTPEPHRGTRNEPVYTKYVASKMAEILNMDVNEIEEITTKNSKKLFKELNSVV, from the coding sequence ATGATAATAGACACGCATTGTCATTTGGATGATGAATCTTTTGATAAAGATTTAGATGCTGTTATACAAAAAGCCTTTAATAATGGTGTAAAAAGTGTGATAATACCGGGAGCTGATTTACAAGATTTGCCAAAAGCAAGAGATATTGCTCATAGATATGAAAATGTATTTTTTGCAGCAGGAATTCATCCTTATCATATAGATAATTTTGATATTGAAATTTTAAAGGAATTTTTAAAAGATAGTAAATGTATAGCTGTTGGTGAATGCGGTTTGGATTATTTTAGATTGCCAAAAGATGAGCAAGAAAAAGAAAATATAAAGTCATTGCAAAAGCGATATTTTGGCTATCAAATAGAACTTGCAATGGATTTAAACAAACCTTTGATTATACATGCAAGAGAGGCTAATGAAGATATTTACCAAACTTTGCTAAAATACAAAGTTGATTTTAAAAAGGTGGTTTTACATTGTTTTAATGCTTCTTTATTATTGCTATCTTTAGCAAAATATGGAGCCTATTTTGGTATAGGTGGCGTTTTAACATTTAAAAATGCTAAAAATTTGGTTAAAATTTTAAGCGATATTCCACTTGAAAATTTATTAATAGAAACAGATGCCCCTTATTTGACACCAGAGCCTCATAGAGGGACTAGAAATGAGCCAGTTTATACTAAATATGTAGCTAGTAAAATGGCTGAAATTTTAAATATGGATGTAAATGAGATAGAAGAAATTACGACTAAAAATTCAAAAAAACTATTTAAAGAGTTAAATAGTGTGGTATAA
- a CDS encoding GGDEF domain-containing response regulator, producing the protein MISDEKILIVDDNKTLAKLIARKMQSIVGLSVDVAYDFAEARDLMDDNKNYFLALLDLNLPDAPYGEIVDYAISKGILVIVLTGSTDEETKKTFIEKNIVDYVYKGDKHNVDYIFDTVNRLYRNRKYKVMVVDDSIPTRNMMKTILSSQLFKVFAAAHGEEAMAYFEDNPDIKLVLTDYNMPVMNGMELTQNLREKHDKNSLIILALTSESSVASDFLKRGANDFITKPFSKDELVCRINNNLDAMENIYKILDLANKDFLTGLYNRRYFYDDMDKYRHDFPLQSFAVSMIDIDHFKKVNDTYGHDVGDVVIKTLAKVLLNNTKGSDLVSRFGGEEFCVVLRNITKEDAAKMFVKIRAAVANELVKIKDYEIRFTISIGFCMNDDNLDIDELLDKADEALYRAKEGGRNRVEMA; encoded by the coding sequence ATGATTAGTGATGAGAAAATACTTATAGTAGATGACAATAAAACTTTGGCTAAACTTATAGCTAGAAAAATGCAAAGTATTGTTGGTTTGAGTGTTGATGTTGCATATGATTTTGCTGAGGCTAGAGATTTAATGGATGATAATAAAAACTACTTTCTAGCACTGCTTGATTTAAATTTACCAGATGCTCCTTATGGCGAAATAGTTGATTATGCTATATCAAAAGGTATCTTGGTTATAGTTTTAACCGGAAGCACAGATGAGGAAACTAAAAAAACATTTATAGAAAAAAATATAGTTGATTATGTTTATAAGGGTGATAAACATAATGTTGATTATATTTTTGATACAGTAAATAGACTTTATAGAAACAGAAAGTATAAAGTTATGGTTGTTGATGATTCAATTCCTACTAGAAATATGATGAAAACCATTTTATCATCTCAACTTTTTAAGGTTTTTGCAGCAGCTCATGGCGAAGAAGCTATGGCGTATTTTGAGGACAACCCTGATATCAAATTGGTTTTAACTGATTATAATATGCCAGTAATGAATGGAATGGAGCTTACGCAAAATCTTAGAGAAAAACATGATAAAAACTCATTAATAATTCTAGCATTAACAAGCGAAAGTTCGGTTGCATCAGATTTTCTTAAGCGTGGTGCAAATGACTTTATCACAAAACCATTTAGCAAAGATGAGCTTGTTTGCAGGATAAATAACAACCTTGATGCTATGGAAAATATCTATAAGATTCTTGATCTTGCAAATAAAGATTTTTTAACAGGACTTTATAATAGAAGATATTTTTATGATGATATGGATAAATATAGACATGATTTTCCACTTCAAAGCTTTGCTGTATCTATGATAGATATTGATCATTTTAAAAAAGTAAATGATACCTATGGGCACGATGTTGGAGATGTAGTTATAAAAACTTTGGCAAAAGTTTTACTAAACAATACAAAAGGAAGTGATCTTGTATCAAGATTTGGCGGAGAAGAGTTTTGTGTTGTTTTAAGAAATATAACTAAAGAAGACGCTGCAAAAATGTTTGTTAAGATTCGTGCAGCCGTAGCTAACGAGTTGGTAAAAATCAAAGATTATGAGATAAGATTTACAATTTCAATCGGTTTTTGTATGAATGATGATAATTTAGATATTGATGAGCTTTTAGATAAGGCAGATGAGGCTTTATATAGAGCCAAAGAGGGTGGAAGAAATAGGGTAGAAATGGCATGA
- a CDS encoding menaquinone biosynthesis family protein gives MKKNISVAHSPDADDIFMYMAIKFGWVTSKTLSFKNIALDIETLNVEAIKGTYDATAISFGLYPKIADDYAMLRCAVSFGDGYGPKLIKKKGVSLKKNFKVALSGENTSNALIFRIAYPQAKIIYKNFLDIENAVLNGEVDAGVLIHESILEFDSSLCVERELWDIWNELSGGNLPFPLGCMALRRSMPLVDAIECEKTLTKAVKVAHDNAKTLSSMLMQRNMIRVDEIKLEKYLGLYANAESISMNELQLKAANKLFELGFRANFFHKLIDINDYLIPTDYENIRNS, from the coding sequence TTGAAAAAAAACATAAGTGTAGCACACTCTCCAGATGCTGATGATATTTTTATGTATATGGCTATCAAATTTGGCTGGGTTACTAGCAAAACGCTTAGCTTTAAAAATATAGCTCTTGATATAGAAACATTAAATGTTGAAGCTATCAAAGGAACATATGATGCGACAGCTATTAGTTTTGGCTTGTATCCAAAAATAGCCGATGATTATGCAATGTTAAGATGTGCTGTAAGTTTTGGAGATGGATATGGACCAAAACTTATAAAGAAAAAAGGTGTTAGCTTAAAGAAAAACTTCAAGGTTGCATTAAGTGGAGAAAATACAAGCAATGCACTTATTTTTCGCATAGCATACCCACAAGCAAAAATTATTTATAAGAATTTTTTAGATATAGAAAATGCAGTTTTAAATGGCGAAGTTGACGCTGGAGTTTTGATACATGAAAGTATTTTAGAATTTGATAGCTCACTTTGTGTTGAAAGAGAACTTTGGGATATTTGGAATGAACTAAGTGGCGGAAATTTGCCTTTTCCTTTAGGTTGTATGGCTTTAAGAAGAAGTATGCCGCTAGTTGATGCTATAGAGTGCGAAAAAACGCTTACAAAAGCTGTAAAAGTAGCCCACGATAATGCAAAAACATTATCATCCATGTTAATGCAAAGAAATATGATAAGAGTTGATGAGATAAAACTTGAAAAATATCTTGGTCTTTATGCAAATGCCGAGTCTATTAGCATGAATGAACTTCAACTAAAAGCAGCAAATAAGCTTTTTGAGCTTGGTTTTAGGGCTAATTTTTTCCATAAGCTAATAGATATAAATGATTATTTAATACCAACAGATTATGAAAATATTAGGAACTCGTAA
- the fliQ gene encoding flagellar biosynthesis protein FliQ, which yields MESTLIKLGIETFKIALYLSLPMLLAGLIAGLTISIFQATTQINEMTLSFVPKIILVVIVIVFTMPWMMNMMIDFTTNMFNFIPKFIF from the coding sequence ATGGAATCAACACTCATAAAACTTGGAATAGAAACATTTAAAATAGCTTTATATCTATCGCTTCCCATGCTTTTAGCCGGTCTTATAGCCGGTCTTACCATAAGTATTTTTCAAGCAACCACGCAAATAAATGAAATGACGCTAAGTTTTGTACCGAAAATAATTTTAGTTGTTATTGTTATCGTATTTACAATGCCTTGGATGATGAATATGATGATAGACTTTACTACAAATATGTTTAACTTCATACCTAAGTTTATATTTTGA
- a CDS encoding UDP-N-acetylmuramate dehydrogenase, producing the protein MKKIIDFSKFSSVRIGSTCEVEIVDEKSKFSGIMIGGANNILVSPNPPKLGILDNKFNFIKFENGILRIGAKTKSAKIYNFTKQHNIKGFEFLAGIPGTLGGLLIMNAGLCGYNISDNLINLKTNLSIFNKDDIKFEYRKSDIKGIIFEANFNAISGFDNEICKNIASKRSNQPKGYSFGSCFKNPPNDSAGRLIELSGLKGYRYGNCGFSEKHANFLINYGGGSYEEAMHLINLAKKLTYEKFGVLLQTEVVII; encoded by the coding sequence TTGAAAAAAATAATCGACTTTTCTAAATTTAGCTCTGTTCGTATAGGCTCTACTTGCGAAGTTGAAATAGTAGATGAAAAATCTAAATTTAGCGGCATTATGATAGGCGGTGCAAATAATATTTTAGTATCGCCAAATCCACCAAAACTCGGAATTTTAGATAATAAATTTAATTTTATTAAATTTGAAAATGGTATTTTAAGAATTGGAGCAAAAACCAAAAGTGCTAAAATTTACAATTTTACAAAACAACACAACATCAAAGGTTTTGAGTTTTTAGCTGGGATCCCTGGAACTCTTGGCGGACTTCTTATAATGAATGCTGGACTTTGTGGATACAATATATCCGATAATCTAATAAATTTAAAAACAAATTTAAGCATTTTTAACAAAGATGATATCAAATTTGAATATAGAAAAAGCGATATAAAGGGTATCATTTTTGAAGCAAATTTTAATGCTATTAGTGGATTTGATAACGAAATTTGCAAAAATATAGCATCAAAAAGATCAAATCAACCAAAAGGATATAGTTTTGGAAGTTGTTTTAAAAATCCTCCAAACGATAGTGCAGGAAGACTGATAGAACTTTCTGGATTAAAAGGCTATAGATACGGAAATTGCGGTTTTAGCGAAAAACACGCAAATTTTTTAATCAACTATGGTGGCGGATCGTATGAAGAAGCAATGCACCTTATCAATCTGGCAAAAAAGCTAACTTACGAGAAATTTGGTGTTTTGCTTCAAACAGAAGTTGTTATTATTTAG
- a CDS encoding sodium-dependent transporter, protein MNDKFTRLGFILSVAGGAVGLGNAWKFPTLVGQNGGFAFVLLYLVLTLSIGFSIFLAEMAMGRLSGKDPVNSYKNLAPSHLKNWKYAGFTMLGGIFVLSFYLVIMGWVIRYIFISFSALPQDIETSGKLFGNFITNDLNGNLFFYFLAFFSTLAVVSKGIKSGIEKLNVYVMPTLFILLLAMLIYSFSMEGFSKAFVFLFKPDFSKITFDVVLTALGLAFFTLCVGIGCITTYAASLEDDTNLVKSSISIVFINILIGLMMGLIVFTFVFEFNADPSTQGAGLVFVSLMTLFAKIGIIGNVLAVTFFVSLYFAGITSAVSMIEPFVFYLINEYKISRLKALSFCGVLIIFLSTLCILSMHSSFGAKFTFFDKSFFDILDFVSSNLMLPLGAFLTAIFVGYIMDKNKIYNLYKKDMSGFWFKIWYNFLRYIAPVCVVVIVVKQIFFS, encoded by the coding sequence ATGAATGATAAATTTACTCGTTTAGGTTTTATACTCTCAGTTGCAGGCGGTGCTGTAGGACTTGGCAATGCTTGGAAATTTCCAACTTTAGTAGGACAAAACGGCGGTTTTGCCTTTGTATTGTTATATCTTGTGCTTACTTTGAGCATAGGTTTTAGTATATTTTTAGCAGAAATGGCTATGGGAAGGCTTAGCGGAAAAGATCCGGTAAATTCGTATAAAAACTTAGCTCCGTCGCATTTAAAAAACTGGAAATATGCCGGTTTTACAATGCTTGGTGGAATTTTTGTTTTGTCTTTTTATCTTGTGATAATGGGATGGGTCATAAGATACATTTTTATATCTTTTAGTGCCCTACCTCAAGATATAGAGACATCTGGCAAACTTTTTGGCAATTTTATAACAAATGATTTGAATGGAAATTTGTTTTTTTATTTTTTAGCCTTTTTTAGCACTTTAGCAGTAGTTTCAAAAGGTATAAAAAGCGGCATAGAAAAACTAAATGTTTATGTAATGCCAACTCTTTTTATACTGCTTTTAGCAATGCTTATTTACTCATTTAGTATGGAAGGTTTTAGCAAGGCTTTTGTTTTTCTTTTTAAGCCAGATTTTTCTAAAATAACTTTTGATGTCGTTTTGACGGCTCTTGGACTTGCGTTTTTTACACTTTGTGTTGGCATCGGATGTATTACAACTTACGCAGCTTCTCTAGAAGATGATACAAATTTAGTAAAAAGTTCCATTAGTATAGTTTTTATAAATATTTTAATCGGTCTTATGATGGGGCTTATAGTTTTTACATTTGTTTTTGAATTTAACGCAGATCCATCTACTCAGGGTGCGGGACTTGTTTTTGTTAGTTTGATGACACTTTTTGCAAAAATTGGCATAATTGGAAATGTCTTAGCGGTAACTTTTTTCGTGTCATTGTATTTTGCAGGAATCACAAGTGCAGTTTCTATGATAGAGCCGTTTGTGTTTTATCTAATAAACGAATATAAAATTTCTCGCCTTAAAGCTTTAAGTTTTTGTGGTGTTTTGATTATATTTTTAAGCACTTTGTGTATTTTATCTATGCACTCTTCTTTTGGTGCTAAATTTACATTTTTTGATAAAAGTTTCTTTGATATTTTGGATTTTGTTAGTTCAAATTTAATGCTACCTTTGGGTGCATTTTTAACTGCAATTTTTGTTGGCTATATAATGGATAAAAATAAAATTTATAATCTATATAAAAAAGATATGAGTGGATTTTGGTTTAAAATTTGGTATAACTTTTTAAGATATATTGCACCAGTTTGCGTTGTTGTTATAGTTGTAAAACAGATATTTTTTAGCTAA
- a CDS encoding sodium-dependent transporter, whose product MNEKFSRIGFILAVAGSAVGLGNAWKFPTLVGQNGGSAFILLYLILTLSVSFVIFLAEIVIGRLSESDAVNAFRKLAPNNKEKWKFAGFFMIGALLIYSFYSVVMGWILKYTVTIVVYLPKNIDESGATFNALLGNDFFVSFICFTICSLVSFYIVSKGVKNGIEKLNVWMMPALFILLLLMVAYSLSYDGFLKSLSFLLVPDFSALNKDSVLSALGLAFFTLSLGVTTIITYAASLPEKTNILTSSLSIVFINILIGIMMGLVVFTFIFEFNADPSQQGPGLIFISLTVLFAKLGIIGNILAFAFFLSLLFAAITSAISMIEPSIYYLVNSHNMTRKNAIIAIFIFTYILGVFCILGYYSKTADVFSLFGKSFFDILDYLTSNIMMPLSGIVTSIFVGFVMKKGPIEILLRPYMGKKLFNIWYVLLRYVAPFAVLVIMINQVFFS is encoded by the coding sequence ATGAATGAGAAATTTAGTCGCATAGGGTTTATTTTAGCTGTTGCAGGAAGTGCTGTAGGACTTGGAAATGCTTGGAAATTTCCAACTTTGGTCGGACAAAACGGCGGAAGTGCATTTATACTTTTGTATCTTATCTTAACGCTTAGTGTGAGTTTTGTGATATTTTTAGCAGAAATTGTAATAGGTAGATTATCAGAAAGCGATGCAGTAAATGCATTTAGAAAACTAGCTCCAAACAATAAGGAAAAATGGAAATTTGCTGGATTTTTTATGATAGGGGCTTTGCTTATTTACTCTTTTTATTCGGTTGTTATGGGCTGGATTTTAAAATACACAGTTACTATCGTAGTTTATTTGCCAAAAAATATCGATGAGAGTGGGGCTACATTTAATGCTTTACTTGGTAATGATTTTTTTGTATCTTTTATATGCTTTACGATTTGCTCTTTGGTTTCATTTTATATAGTTTCAAAAGGTGTAAAAAATGGCATAGAAAAACTAAATGTTTGGATGATGCCAGCACTTTTTATATTGCTTTTGCTTATGGTTGCTTATTCGCTTAGTTATGATGGATTTTTAAAAAGCTTGTCATTTTTGTTGGTTCCAGATTTTTCGGCTTTAAATAAAGATAGTGTTTTATCTGCACTTGGACTTGCATTTTTTACACTTTCTCTTGGCGTAACAACGATAATAACATACGCTGCAAGTTTGCCAGAAAAAACAAATATATTAACATCGAGTTTGAGTATAGTTTTTATAAACATTTTAATAGGTATAATGATGGGACTTGTTGTTTTTACATTTATATTTGAGTTTAATGCAGATCCATCGCAACAAGGTCCTGGACTTATTTTCATCTCTTTGACCGTGCTTTTTGCAAAACTTGGAATAATTGGAAATATTTTAGCTTTTGCATTTTTCCTTTCTTTGCTTTTTGCTGCTATAACTTCTGCTATATCGATGATAGAGCCAAGCATATATTATCTTGTAAATTCTCACAATATGACGCGTAAAAATGCAATTATTGCTATTTTTATATTTACATATATTTTGGGTGTTTTTTGTATTTTAGGGTATTATAGTAAAACGGCTGATGTTTTTAGCTTATTTGGAAAGAGTTTTTTTGATATATTAGATTATTTAACATCAAATATCATGATGCCATTAAGCGGCATAGTAACTTCTATATTTGTTGGATTTGTAATGAAAAAAGGTCCGATTGAGATTTTGTTAAGACCTTATATGGGAAAAAAACTTTTTAATATTTGGTATGTTTTGCTTAGATATGTTGCACCCTTTGCAGTGCTTGTTATAATGATAAATCAAGTGTTTTTTTCTTAG
- a CDS encoding sodium-dependent transporter, with protein MNDKFSRIGFILAVAGSAVGLGNAWKFPTLVGQNGGSAFVCLYLLLTLCVGFVIFLAELSIGKLSGKDPVNAYKALSSEKSSWKFVGFSMLGAILIVSFYSIIIGWTVYYVYLSFFSLPSDIQSSKIVFENLLTNGLFSQFISFSIVFVCIFLVVSRGVKNGIEKLNVWMMPTLFIILVLMLIYSFTMNGFMDAFKFLFLPDFSKLGVSAVLQALGLAFFSLSIGAGSVITYSASLNDNTNFVSSTLYIILINILIGLMMGLVVFTFIFEFNADVSQGPGLIFISLTTLFAKLGIIGNILAIMFFIALFFAGLTSAVSMVEPFAFYLINTYKMQRKNALILIGLIVYLLSSMCILSYYTATSDKFSFFDMSFFDILDYLASNIIMPLGGFFAAIFVGYVIKRDTIKKFLGKYLKGVYFEIWYFFLRFVSPFAVIVIMAYELFFKKMIG; from the coding sequence ATGAATGATAAATTTAGTCGCATAGGGTTTATTTTAGCTGTTGCTGGAAGTGCTGTAGGGCTTGGAAATGCTTGGAAATTTCCGACATTGGTTGGACAAAACGGCGGAAGTGCATTTGTGTGCTTGTATCTTTTGCTTACACTTTGCGTTGGATTTGTTATATTTTTAGCAGAGCTTAGCATTGGAAAATTAAGCGGGAAAGATCCCGTAAATGCATATAAGGCTTTAAGCAGTGAAAAAAGTTCTTGGAAATTTGTTGGCTTTAGTATGCTTGGTGCGATTTTGATAGTTAGTTTTTATAGTATTATTATCGGTTGGACTGTTTATTATGTGTATTTGAGTTTTTTTTCGCTTCCAAGCGATATACAAAGCAGCAAAATTGTTTTTGAAAATTTACTTACAAATGGCTTATTTTCTCAATTTATTAGTTTTAGTATAGTTTTTGTTTGCATTTTTCTTGTTGTTTCAAGAGGTGTAAAAAACGGCATAGAAAAATTAAATGTTTGGATGATGCCAACACTTTTTATCATACTTGTCTTAATGCTAATTTACTCATTTACAATGAATGGATTTATGGATGCTTTTAAATTTCTGTTTTTACCAGATTTTAGCAAACTTGGCGTGAGTGCTGTTTTACAAGCTTTGGGTCTAGCATTTTTTAGCCTTTCTATAGGTGCAGGTTCTGTTATAACTTATAGTGCTAGTTTGAATGATAATACAAATTTCGTTTCTAGCACTTTATACATTATACTTATAAATATTTTAATCGGTCTTATGATGGGGCTTGTTGTATTTACTTTCATTTTTGAGTTTAATGCCGATGTTTCACAAGGTCCAGGACTTATATTTATATCTTTAACTACGCTTTTTGCAAAACTTGGGATAATTGGAAATATTTTAGCGATAATGTTTTTTATAGCACTGTTTTTTGCTGGATTAACAAGTGCTGTTTCTATGGTAGAACCATTTGCTTTTTATCTTATTAATACTTACAAAATGCAAAGAAAAAATGCACTTATTTTAATAGGTCTCATAGTTTATTTGCTTTCTAGTATGTGTATTTTGTCTTATTATACCGCTACGAGTGATAAATTTAGCTTTTTTGATATGAGTTTTTTTGATATTTTGGATTATTTAGCGTCTAATATAATAATGCCTCTTGGTGGATTTTTCGCTGCGATTTTTGTAGGTTATGTTATCAAAAGAGATACAATAAAGAAATTTTTGGGAAAATACTTAAAAGGTGTGTATTTTGAAATTTGGTATTTCTTTTTAAGATTTGTTTCGCCTTTTGCTGTTATTGTGATAATGGCTTATGAGCTGTTTTTCAAAAAAATGATAGGATAA